The following is a genomic window from Chitinophaga caseinilytica.
GTGAGGAGATGATTACAATGAACGCACCTAAAAACAAGATACACCCGCATAAGTATTCTATGTGGATCGCGATGGCCAGCATCACCATGATGTTCATCGGGTTCACGAGCGCTTACGTGGTAAAACGCTCGCAGGCCAACTGGCTCAGTTTCAACCTGCCCGCGATCTTTTACGTGTCTACCGTACTGATCCTGCTGAGCAGCGGCACCATTTACCTGGCCGGCCGCCAGTTCAAAGCGCGCAACATGGGCGCTTACAAACAGCTCATCACGCTCACGGCACTGCTCGGCGTAGCATTCGCAGTTTGCCAGTTCATCGGCTTCGCAGACATGAAGAATCACGGCCTGGCGCTCGACAGCACCGTTTCGGCCTCCTTCATCTACGTGATCGTTGGCACACACGTGTTGCACGTGCTCGGCGGTGTAGCGGTACTCCTGGTGATGTTCTTCCGGGCCTTCAGGACCCGGGTGCGCACCTACAGCACCGTGCCCATCGAAGTAGCATCCACCTACTGGCATTTCGTGGACGCCCTCTGGATTTACCTGCTGGTATTTTTCAGCCTGGCCAGATAAAAAGAATAGAAAAAAAGATACTGTTTAGAACCAATAAAATTCACAATTCGTACAATGGATAACGCAGTAACAGCGAAGAAAAAATGGTGGAGCGGAGGGTCTTCTCCCTTCAACGTGAGCTATGGCAAACTGATGATGTGGTATTTCCTCATTTCCGATGCCTTCACGTTTGGCGCATTGCTGATCGCTTACGGCACGCAACGTTTCATGGCTGAAGCCTGGCCTGATCCCAACGTCGTGTTCCACTCATTCCCCTTCATGGGCCATGCGGACATGCCGCTGGTATTCGTGAGCTTGATGACCTTCATCCTGATCATGTCGTCCGTTACCATGGTACTGGCTGTGAATGCGGGCCATTATATGGACAGGAAAGCCGTGGTGAAATGGCTCTCCCTCACCATCATCGGCGGTATCATGTTCCTTAGCTGCCAGGCCTGGGAATGGATGCACCTGCACGAAGTTGGCGCCTGGTGGGGCAGCAACCCCTTCCCGAACGCAGACGGAACGGCCGCTATTTCCACCAACTTCACCGACTTCTTCTTCACCATCACCGGCTTCCACGGCCTCCACGTAACTTCGGGCGTTGTCCTCAACATCATCGTCCTGATCAACGTACTGAAAGGTACCTACGAGCACCGCGGCCATTACGAAATGGTAGAGAAAGTAGGCCTGTACTGGCACTTTGTAGATCTGGTTTGGGTATTCGTATTCACCTGCTTCTACCTGCTGTAAGCAGCCCAAAGTTTATTGACTGATCGTATTTTTGTAAAGAGAAAAGAATTTTAGATATGGCGCATACGCATAACGCAGCCGAGAGGCAAGCTTCCATCAAGAAAATCTGGAAAACATTCTGGATCCTCCTGATCATCACCATGGTGGAAGTAGGATTTGCATTCCTGCATCTTGAAACCGGCTTCCCCGACAGAATCTGGCTGAACGCCCTCTTCATCATCCTGACCGTGTTCAAGGCGTATTATATCGT
Proteins encoded in this region:
- a CDS encoding cytochrome c oxidase subunit 3 yields the protein MITMNAPKNKIHPHKYSMWIAMASITMMFIGFTSAYVVKRSQANWLSFNLPAIFYVSTVLILLSSGTIYLAGRQFKARNMGAYKQLITLTALLGVAFAVCQFIGFADMKNHGLALDSTVSASFIYVIVGTHVLHVLGGVAVLLVMFFRAFRTRVRTYSTVPIEVASTYWHFVDALWIYLLVFFSLAR
- a CDS encoding cytochrome c oxidase subunit 3, which translates into the protein MDNAVTAKKKWWSGGSSPFNVSYGKLMMWYFLISDAFTFGALLIAYGTQRFMAEAWPDPNVVFHSFPFMGHADMPLVFVSLMTFILIMSSVTMVLAVNAGHYMDRKAVVKWLSLTIIGGIMFLSCQAWEWMHLHEVGAWWGSNPFPNADGTAAISTNFTDFFFTITGFHGLHVTSGVVLNIIVLINVLKGTYEHRGHYEMVEKVGLYWHFVDLVWVFVFTCFYLL